In Burkholderia gladioli, a genomic segment contains:
- a CDS encoding glycosyltransferase family 9 protein, which translates to MAHPAPLAADTPADLEGPAALRHPGTLLSRERRLVAPYDLEMAGQVPPGHRAASQGGTGILNAAEQPFRLDYARHARVHVINGMGVALGDSIIGLSALAALRDAHPALRIVLYRPSRLSGHVEQLYRLADEAVAGMRVLPADLDALPADEARIDVGNQLYRPSFAALPMIDYFLDALGIDPATVPAAARRNRWLSRLALPELPAAWRGQRYALFCAEASTPLRSIPPSRRAAIVERIARRYDLPVLGFGPVEHAAYTDVRELSPDTAAYFAWIRDAAVLVSADTSAIHAADGFEVPTLAGFTSIAPELRVRDYPLCRPFVVTVPPALRDRHASDDPAEIAMVEAAWGLVDWDALAWPKARE; encoded by the coding sequence ATGGCACATCCCGCGCCGCTCGCCGCTGACACGCCGGCCGACCTGGAGGGGCCGGCCGCGCTGCGGCACCCCGGCACCCTGCTCTCGCGCGAGCGCCGGCTGGTGGCGCCCTACGACCTGGAGATGGCGGGCCAGGTGCCGCCCGGCCATCGCGCCGCCAGCCAGGGCGGCACCGGCATCCTCAACGCGGCCGAGCAGCCGTTCCGGCTCGACTACGCGCGACATGCCCGGGTCCACGTGATCAACGGCATGGGCGTCGCGCTCGGCGATTCGATCATCGGGCTCAGCGCGCTGGCGGCGCTGCGTGATGCGCATCCGGCGCTGCGTATCGTGCTGTATCGGCCGTCGCGTTTGTCCGGCCATGTCGAGCAGCTCTACCGGCTCGCCGACGAGGCGGTCGCCGGCATGCGCGTGCTGCCGGCGGACCTCGATGCGCTGCCGGCCGACGAAGCGAGGATCGACGTCGGCAACCAGCTGTATCGGCCGTCCTTCGCGGCGCTGCCGATGATCGACTACTTCCTCGATGCGCTCGGCATCGATCCGGCCACGGTGCCGGCCGCCGCCAGGCGCAATCGCTGGCTGTCGCGGCTGGCGCTGCCGGAACTGCCCGCGGCCTGGCGCGGGCAGCGCTACGCGCTGTTCTGCGCCGAGGCGAGCACGCCGCTGCGCAGCATCCCGCCCTCGCGGCGCGCCGCCATCGTCGAGCGCATCGCCCGGCGATACGACCTGCCCGTGCTCGGCTTCGGGCCCGTCGAGCATGCCGCCTACACGGACGTGCGCGAGCTGTCGCCCGACACGGCGGCCTACTTCGCCTGGATCCGCGACGCGGCGGTGCTGGTCAGCGCCGACACGTCGGCGATCCACGCCGCCGACGGCTTCGAGGTGCCGACCCTGGCCGGCTTCACCAGCATCGCGCCGGAGCTGCGCGTGCGCGACTATCCGCTGTGCCGGCCCTTCGTGGTGACGGTGCCGCCCGCGCTGCGCGATCGCCATGCCAGCGACGATCCCGCCGAGATCGCGATGGTCGAGGCGGCCTGGGGGCTAGTCGATTGGGATGCGCTGGCTTGGCCAAAGGCGCGCGAGTAG
- a CDS encoding L-serine ammonia-lyase, with the protein MAVSVFDLFKIGIGPSSSHTVGPMRAALMFVQGLERDGLLEQVAGVKVDLYGSLGATGKGHGTDRGVMLGLMGDAPDTVNPDTIDARLAAVRDTKTLSLLGRHPVPFVLKEQIGFYRQALPEHPNAMTLRARDAAGEALRETTYLSVGGGFVVTAGAANTKVLNAAEQMPYPFRSGTELLELTASTGKSIAQLMWDNERAWHDEDTTRAGLLKIWEVMQSCVSRGCGINNPDAEGTLPGPFQVKRRAPQLYRTLTGNPELALRDPLSMVDWINLYAIAVNEENAAGGRVVTAPTNGAAGIIPAVLHYYTRFVPGANEQGVIDFLMTAAAIGILYKLNASISGAEVGCQGEVGVACSMAAGALAAVLGGTPRQVENAAEIGMEHNLGLTCDPVGGMVQIPCIERNAMASVKAVNAARMALRGDGSHYVSLDSVIKTMRETGADMKTKYKETSRGGLAVNIVEC; encoded by the coding sequence ATGGCAGTCAGCGTGTTCGATCTTTTCAAAATCGGGATAGGCCCGTCCAGCTCGCATACGGTCGGACCGATGCGCGCCGCGCTGATGTTCGTCCAGGGGCTCGAGCGTGATGGCCTGCTCGAGCAGGTCGCCGGCGTGAAGGTCGACCTGTATGGCTCGCTCGGCGCCACCGGCAAGGGCCACGGCACCGATCGCGGCGTGATGCTGGGCCTGATGGGCGACGCGCCCGACACGGTGAACCCCGATACCATCGACGCGCGGCTGGCCGCCGTGCGCGACACGAAAACGCTCTCGCTGCTGGGCCGTCATCCGGTGCCCTTCGTGCTGAAGGAGCAGATCGGCTTCTACCGGCAGGCGCTGCCCGAGCACCCGAACGCGATGACGCTGCGCGCGCGCGACGCGGCCGGCGAGGCGCTGCGCGAAACCACCTACCTGTCGGTGGGCGGCGGCTTCGTGGTGACGGCCGGTGCGGCCAATACCAAGGTGCTGAACGCGGCCGAGCAGATGCCCTACCCGTTCCGCTCCGGCACCGAGCTGCTGGAGCTGACCGCCTCCACCGGCAAGTCGATCGCCCAGCTGATGTGGGACAACGAACGCGCCTGGCACGACGAGGACACCACGCGCGCCGGCCTGCTGAAGATCTGGGAGGTGATGCAGTCCTGCGTGTCGCGCGGCTGCGGCATCAACAACCCCGACGCCGAGGGCACCCTGCCCGGCCCGTTCCAGGTCAAGCGCCGCGCGCCGCAGCTGTATCGCACGCTGACCGGCAACCCGGAGCTGGCGCTGCGCGACCCGCTGTCGATGGTCGACTGGATCAACCTCTACGCGATCGCCGTCAACGAGGAAAACGCCGCGGGCGGGCGCGTGGTGACGGCTCCCACCAACGGCGCGGCCGGCATCATCCCGGCGGTGCTGCACTACTACACGCGCTTCGTGCCGGGCGCCAACGAGCAGGGCGTGATCGACTTCCTGATGACGGCCGCCGCGATCGGCATCCTCTACAAGCTCAACGCCTCGATCTCGGGCGCCGAGGTGGGTTGCCAGGGCGAGGTGGGCGTGGCCTGCTCGATGGCGGCCGGCGCGCTGGCCGCCGTGCTGGGCGGCACGCCGCGCCAGGTCGAGAACGCCGCCGAGATCGGCATGGAGCACAACCTCGGCCTGACCTGCGACCCGGTCGGCGGGATGGTGCAGATCCCCTGCATCGAGCGCAACGCGATGGCTTCGGTGAAGGCCGTCAACGCCGCGCGCATGGCCCTGCGCGGCGACGGCAGCCACTACGTGTCGCTCGATTCGGTGATCAAGACCATGCGCGAGACCGGCGCCGACATGAAGACCAAGTACAAGGAAACCTCGCGCGGCGGGCTGGCGGTGAATATCGTCGAGTGCTGA
- the gcvT gene encoding glycine cleavage system aminomethyltransferase GcvT encodes MTALKHTPLHAAHAALNARMVDFGGWDMPVNYGSQLEEHRAVRTDAGMFDVSHMCVVDFRGERARAFFEHAIANNVGKLHTPGKALYSCLLNPEGGVIDDLIVYYFTETFFRTVVNAGTAEKDIAWFQRLNEEGGFGLEITPRRELAIIAVQGPNARAKAWDTVPAARAATSELKPFNAAQVAGTPFGDLTVARTGYTGEDGFEIIVPASHVQALWDALIAHGVRPAGLGARDTLRLEAGMNLYGQDMDETVSPLDAGLAWTIDLSAPREFVGRAALEAHGERAGFVGLILEKENGKAGGVLRAHQQVLTAHGEGEITSGTFSPSMQESIAFARVPAGVAVGDTVQVRIRDKNLPARVVKLPFVRNGKVLAA; translated from the coding sequence ATGACCGCACTCAAACACACCCCGCTCCACGCCGCGCATGCCGCGCTCAACGCCCGCATGGTCGATTTCGGCGGCTGGGACATGCCCGTCAACTACGGCTCCCAGCTGGAAGAGCATCGCGCCGTGCGCACCGATGCCGGGATGTTCGACGTGTCCCACATGTGCGTGGTCGATTTCCGCGGCGAGCGCGCCCGCGCCTTCTTCGAGCACGCCATCGCCAACAACGTCGGCAAGCTGCACACGCCGGGCAAGGCGCTCTACTCCTGCCTGCTGAACCCCGAAGGCGGCGTGATCGACGACCTGATCGTCTACTACTTCACCGAAACCTTCTTCCGCACCGTGGTCAACGCGGGCACCGCCGAGAAGGACATCGCCTGGTTCCAGCGCCTGAACGAGGAAGGCGGCTTCGGCCTCGAGATCACGCCGCGCCGCGAGCTGGCGATCATCGCCGTGCAGGGCCCGAACGCCCGCGCCAAGGCCTGGGACACGGTGCCCGCCGCGCGCGCCGCCACCAGCGAACTGAAACCCTTCAACGCCGCCCAGGTGGCCGGCACTCCGTTCGGCGACCTGACCGTGGCGCGCACCGGCTACACCGGCGAGGACGGCTTCGAGATCATCGTGCCGGCCAGCCACGTGCAAGCGCTGTGGGACGCGCTGATCGCCCACGGCGTGCGCCCGGCCGGGCTCGGCGCGCGCGACACGCTGCGCCTGGAGGCCGGCATGAACCTTTACGGCCAGGACATGGACGAGACCGTCTCGCCGCTCGACGCGGGCCTGGCCTGGACCATCGACCTGTCGGCGCCGCGCGAGTTCGTCGGCCGCGCCGCGCTCGAGGCCCATGGCGAGCGCGCCGGCTTCGTGGGCCTGATCCTCGAGAAGGAAAACGGCAAGGCGGGCGGCGTGCTGCGCGCCCACCAGCAGGTCCTCACCGCACACGGCGAGGGCGAGATCACCAGCGGCACCTTCTCGCCCAGCATGCAGGAATCGATCGCGTTCGCGCGCGTGCCGGCCGGCGTTGCCGTCGGCGATACCGTGCAGGTGCGAATCCGCGACAAGAACCTTCCCGCGCGCGTGGTAAAACTCCCGTTCGTGCGCAACGGCAAGGTATTGGCCGCCTGA
- a CDS encoding alginate lyase family protein produces the protein MVRKVFPDRMATRHVQHVRQAHWRALAPAFAACVAFALSAAASPARAAMNFCAAPALQSNESTSAEPGIQALVRSVDAHLNDAPKALVHLHTEGLLPHEGIRDQSEEALKDMELMRDAALAWRVTNNPRYLALLNRFLLAWVTTYQPDFNPIDETRFEGLIIAYDMAASTLPVKTRNAASTFIAKLGAGYVAQVDAQPRPLTGVWRNNWQSHRIKLIALSAFTLGDRKMMNAAQRLFVEHLADNIKPDGTTFDFEERDAVHYAVYDLQPLVTAALAARRFNRNWLRERGSNGATLQAALDWLVPYARGEKTHEEFVNSTVPFDAKRREAGLPGYSGQWQPANATELFHLAARLDGRYNSVAQQLAPQPPAWLAACLPLPAR, from the coding sequence ATGGTGCGCAAGGTGTTTCCGGATCGCATGGCCACACGGCATGTACAGCACGTACGGCAGGCCCATTGGCGCGCGCTCGCGCCGGCATTCGCGGCCTGCGTCGCGTTCGCGCTGTCGGCCGCTGCCTCGCCTGCGCGCGCGGCGATGAATTTCTGCGCGGCGCCCGCGCTGCAGAGCAACGAGAGCACCTCGGCCGAGCCCGGCATCCAGGCGCTGGTGCGCAGCGTCGACGCGCACCTGAACGACGCGCCGAAGGCGCTCGTGCACCTGCATACCGAAGGCCTGCTGCCGCACGAAGGCATCCGCGACCAGAGCGAGGAAGCGCTCAAGGACATGGAGCTGATGCGCGACGCGGCGCTGGCCTGGCGCGTCACCAACAACCCGCGTTATCTCGCGCTGCTGAACCGCTTCCTGCTGGCCTGGGTCACCACCTACCAGCCCGACTTCAACCCGATCGACGAGACCCGCTTCGAGGGCCTCATCATCGCCTACGACATGGCCGCCAGCACGCTGCCGGTCAAGACGCGCAACGCGGCCTCGACCTTCATCGCCAAGCTCGGCGCCGGCTACGTGGCGCAGGTCGACGCGCAGCCGCGCCCGCTCACCGGCGTTTGGCGTAACAACTGGCAGAGCCACCGGATCAAGCTGATCGCGCTGTCGGCCTTCACGCTCGGCGACCGCAAGATGATGAACGCCGCCCAGCGCCTGTTCGTCGAGCACCTGGCCGACAACATCAAGCCGGACGGCACCACCTTCGATTTCGAGGAGCGCGACGCGGTCCACTACGCGGTCTACGACCTGCAGCCGCTGGTCACGGCGGCGCTGGCCGCGCGGCGTTTCAACCGCAACTGGCTGCGCGAGCGCGGCAGCAACGGCGCCACCCTGCAGGCCGCGCTCGACTGGCTGGTGCCCTATGCGCGCGGCGAGAAGACCCATGAAGAATTCGTGAACTCCACGGTGCCGTTCGACGCCAAGCGTCGCGAGGCGGGCCTGCCCGGTTATTCGGGCCAATGGCAGCCGGCCAACGCCACCGAGCTGTTCCACCTCGCGGCCCGTCTCGACGGCCGCTACAACAGCGTCGCGCAGCAGCTCGCGCCGCAGCCGCCCGCCTGGCTGGCTGCGTGCCTGCCGCTGCCGGCACGTTAA
- a CDS encoding thiamine pyrophosphate-binding protein, which yields MSHTPDSAVPASVNGARLLVDALLANHVERVFCVPGESFLAVLDALGDETGRIDTIVCRHEAAAANMAEAVGKLTGRPGVALVTRGPGATHASIGVHTAFQDSTPMILFVGQCAREHLDREAFQEIDYRRMYGELAKWVAQIDDARRIPEYLSHAFHVATSGRPGPVVLALPEDLLSDPCAPQPVLPAAKRIAAAPSAAQMAELRERLARAERPLLIAGGSGWSVEACADLRRFAEAWQLPVACAFRYQDSFDNEHPLYAGDVGLGINPALARRIREADLLLALGPRLGEATTGGYTLLEIPKTRQSLIHVHQGAEELGRVYLPDLPIVSGMPEIAARLAELAPPELLPWAGSASEAHAAYLAWRKPLPMPGEVQLGEIMQQLRERLPHDAIVSNGAGNYATWLHRHYAYRAFRSQLAPTNGAMGYGVPAALAAKSLYPQRIAVALAGDGCFMMAGHELATAMQYGLNIVVIVVNNGHFGTIRMHQERHYPNRVHGTGLTNPDFAAYARAFGAHGETVATTAEFAPALERALGSGLPALIEIRIPQEASTPAATLEQVREQGRRARGETGPGA from the coding sequence ATGTCGCACACTCCGGATTCCGCCGTCCCCGCCAGCGTCAACGGCGCCCGACTGCTCGTCGATGCGCTGCTCGCCAACCATGTCGAACGCGTGTTCTGCGTGCCCGGCGAAAGCTTCCTCGCCGTGCTCGACGCGCTCGGCGACGAAACCGGGCGCATCGACACCATCGTCTGCCGCCACGAGGCCGCCGCCGCCAACATGGCCGAGGCGGTCGGCAAGCTGACCGGCCGGCCCGGCGTGGCCCTGGTCACGCGCGGACCGGGCGCGACGCATGCCTCGATCGGCGTGCATACCGCGTTCCAGGATTCGACGCCGATGATCCTGTTCGTCGGCCAATGCGCGCGCGAGCATCTCGACCGCGAGGCCTTCCAGGAGATCGACTATCGCCGCATGTACGGCGAGCTGGCCAAGTGGGTCGCGCAGATCGACGACGCGCGGCGGATTCCCGAGTACCTGAGCCATGCCTTCCATGTCGCGACCTCGGGCCGTCCCGGCCCGGTGGTGCTGGCGCTGCCGGAAGACCTGCTGTCCGACCCGTGCGCGCCGCAGCCGGTGCTGCCGGCCGCCAAGCGGATCGCGGCGGCGCCCTCCGCGGCCCAGATGGCCGAGCTGCGCGAGCGGCTCGCGCGCGCCGAGCGCCCGTTGCTGATCGCCGGCGGCAGCGGCTGGAGCGTCGAGGCCTGCGCCGACCTGCGCCGCTTCGCCGAGGCCTGGCAGTTGCCGGTGGCCTGCGCGTTCCGCTACCAGGACAGCTTCGACAACGAGCATCCGCTGTATGCCGGCGACGTCGGGCTCGGCATCAATCCGGCGCTCGCCAGGCGCATCCGCGAGGCCGACCTGCTGCTCGCGCTGGGCCCGCGCCTGGGCGAGGCGACCACCGGCGGCTACACGCTGCTGGAAATACCGAAGACGCGCCAGTCGCTGATCCACGTCCACCAGGGCGCCGAGGAACTGGGCCGGGTCTACCTGCCCGACCTGCCGATCGTCTCGGGCATGCCCGAGATCGCGGCGCGGCTGGCCGAGCTCGCGCCGCCCGAGCTGCTGCCCTGGGCCGGCAGCGCGAGCGAGGCGCACGCGGCCTACCTGGCCTGGCGCAAGCCGCTGCCGATGCCGGGCGAGGTACAGCTCGGCGAGATCATGCAGCAGTTGCGCGAACGGCTGCCGCACGACGCGATCGTCAGCAACGGCGCCGGCAACTACGCCACCTGGCTGCATCGCCATTACGCCTATCGCGCGTTCCGCTCGCAGCTCGCGCCGACCAATGGCGCGATGGGCTACGGCGTGCCGGCCGCGCTGGCCGCGAAGTCCTTGTATCCGCAACGAATCGCGGTGGCGCTGGCCGGCGACGGCTGCTTCATGATGGCCGGCCACGAGCTGGCCACGGCGATGCAATACGGCCTGAACATCGTGGTGATCGTGGTCAACAACGGCCACTTCGGCACGATCCGCATGCACCAGGAACGCCATTACCCGAACCGCGTGCATGGCACCGGCCTCACCAATCCCGACTTCGCCGCCTATGCGCGCGCGTTCGGCGCGCATGGCGAGACCGTCGCCACCACCGCCGAATTCGCACCGGCGCTCGAACGCGCGCTCGGCAGCGGCCTGCCCGCGCTGATCGAGATCCGGATCCCGCAGGAGGCCAGCACGCCGGCCGCGACGCTGGAGCAGGTGCGCGAGCAGGGGCGGCGCGCCCGCGGCGAAACCGGGCCGGGCGCATGA
- the gcvP gene encoding aminomethyl-transferring glycine dehydrogenase yields the protein MKLDHPDHLMNRTPLSLAALETHDAFAERHIGPDAASQQAMLDTLGFASRAALIEAVIPAAIRRDETLPLGPFTQPRSEAEALAALRELANQNQVFRSFIGQGYYNAHTPAVILRNVLENPAWYTAYTPYQPEISQGRLEALLNFQQMVTDLTGLAIANASLLDEATAAAEAMTLLQRNGKPKSNRFFVADDVLPQTLEVIRTRAEPIGIEVVTGPAAQAADADAFGVLLQYPGVNGDVRDYRALTEAVHAAGGHVVVAADLLALTVLVPPGEWGADVAVGNTQRFGVPVGFGGPHAAYLAVRDEFKRQMPGRLVGVTVDAQGKPAMRLALQTREQHIRREKATSNVCTAQALLAIMASSYAVYHGPRGLKTIALRVNRIAGLLAAGVAQLGYTLVNDSFFDTLTVEAGQHAAALHEAARAKRINLRHAGASQVGISIDETTTRADLADLLAVFASVAGAAAPSVDALEAALPGAPVLPAQLERQSAYLTHPVFNRHHSETEMLRYLRSLSDKDLALDRSMIPLGSCTMKLNATSEMLPVTWPEFGQIHPFAPEEQTVGYRTMISQLEQMLVAATGYAAVSLQPNAGSQGEYAGLLIIHAYHASRGEGHRDVCLIPASAHGTNPASAHMAGMKVVVVACDEQGNVDLADLKAKAEQHAANLAAIMITYPSTHGVFEQNVREICEVVHAHGGQVYVDGANMNAMVGLTAPGQFGGDVSHLNLHKTFCIPHGGGGPGVGPVAVGAHLAKFLPNQRSTGYTRGADGIGAVSAAPYGSASILPISWMYIAMMGARNLTAATEVAILNANYIAKRLAPHYPVLYSGPGGLVAHECILDLRPIKDSSGITVDDVAKRLMDYGFHAPTMSFPVPGTLMVEPTESESQEELDRFIDAMVAIREEIRAVEEGRADREDNPLRHAPHTAAVVTANEWTHAYTREQAAFPVASLAAGNKYWPPVGRADNVYGDRNLFCACVPMSDYA from the coding sequence ATGAAGCTCGACCATCCGGATCACCTGATGAACCGCACGCCCCTCTCGCTCGCCGCGCTCGAAACGCACGACGCGTTCGCCGAACGCCATATCGGCCCCGACGCCGCCAGCCAGCAGGCGATGCTCGACACGCTCGGCTTCGCCTCGCGCGCGGCGCTGATCGAGGCGGTGATCCCCGCCGCGATCCGTCGCGACGAGACGCTGCCGCTGGGGCCGTTCACGCAGCCCAGGAGCGAGGCGGAAGCGCTCGCCGCGCTGCGCGAGCTGGCGAACCAGAACCAGGTGTTCCGGTCCTTCATCGGCCAGGGTTACTACAACGCGCATACGCCGGCCGTGATCCTGCGTAACGTGCTCGAGAACCCGGCCTGGTACACGGCCTACACGCCTTACCAGCCGGAAATCTCGCAGGGCCGCCTGGAGGCGCTGCTGAACTTCCAGCAGATGGTCACCGACCTGACCGGCCTGGCGATCGCCAATGCCTCGCTGCTGGACGAAGCCACCGCCGCCGCCGAGGCGATGACCCTGCTGCAGCGCAACGGCAAGCCGAAGTCGAACCGCTTCTTCGTGGCCGACGACGTGCTGCCGCAGACGCTGGAAGTGATCCGCACCCGCGCCGAGCCGATCGGCATCGAGGTGGTGACGGGCCCGGCGGCGCAGGCCGCCGACGCCGACGCGTTCGGCGTGCTGCTGCAATACCCGGGCGTGAACGGCGACGTGCGCGACTACCGCGCGCTGACCGAGGCCGTGCACGCGGCCGGCGGCCACGTGGTGGTGGCGGCCGACCTGCTGGCCCTGACCGTGCTCGTGCCGCCCGGCGAATGGGGCGCGGACGTGGCGGTCGGCAATACCCAGCGCTTCGGCGTGCCGGTCGGCTTCGGCGGCCCGCACGCGGCCTACCTGGCCGTGCGCGACGAATTCAAGCGCCAGATGCCGGGCCGCCTGGTGGGCGTGACGGTCGACGCGCAGGGCAAGCCGGCCATGCGCCTGGCCCTGCAGACGCGCGAGCAGCACATCCGCCGCGAGAAGGCCACCTCGAACGTCTGCACCGCGCAGGCCCTGCTGGCGATCATGGCCAGCTCCTACGCGGTCTACCACGGCCCGCGCGGCCTGAAGACCATCGCGCTGCGCGTGAACCGGATCGCCGGCCTGCTGGCCGCGGGCGTCGCCCAGCTCGGCTACACGCTGGTCAACGACAGCTTCTTCGACACGCTGACGGTCGAGGCCGGCCAGCACGCCGCCGCGCTGCACGAAGCCGCGCGCGCCAAGCGCATCAACCTGCGCCATGCCGGCGCCAGCCAGGTGGGCATCTCGATCGACGAGACCACCACCCGCGCCGACCTGGCCGACCTGCTGGCCGTGTTCGCCTCGGTGGCGGGCGCCGCCGCGCCGTCGGTGGACGCGCTGGAAGCGGCCCTGCCGGGCGCGCCGGTGCTGCCGGCCCAGCTCGAACGCCAGAGCGCCTACCTGACCCACCCGGTGTTCAACCGCCATCATTCCGAAACCGAGATGCTGCGCTACCTGCGCAGCCTGTCGGACAAGGACCTGGCGCTGGACCGCTCGATGATCCCGCTCGGCTCCTGCACCATGAAGCTGAACGCGACCTCCGAGATGCTGCCGGTCACCTGGCCCGAATTCGGCCAGATCCACCCGTTCGCACCGGAAGAGCAGACCGTCGGCTACCGCACCATGATCAGCCAGCTCGAGCAGATGCTGGTGGCGGCCACCGGCTACGCGGCCGTCTCGCTGCAGCCGAACGCCGGCTCGCAGGGCGAGTACGCGGGCCTGCTGATCATCCACGCCTATCACGCCTCGCGCGGCGAGGGCCATCGCGACGTCTGCCTGATCCCGGCCTCGGCGCACGGCACCAACCCGGCCTCGGCCCACATGGCCGGCATGAAGGTGGTGGTGGTGGCCTGCGACGAGCAGGGCAACGTCGACCTCGCCGATCTCAAGGCCAAGGCCGAGCAGCACGCGGCGAACCTGGCCGCGATCATGATCACCTACCCGTCGACGCACGGCGTGTTCGAGCAGAACGTGCGCGAGATCTGCGAGGTCGTGCACGCGCACGGCGGCCAGGTCTACGTGGACGGCGCGAACATGAACGCGATGGTCGGCCTGACCGCGCCGGGCCAGTTCGGCGGCGACGTGTCCCACCTGAACCTGCACAAGACCTTCTGCATCCCGCACGGCGGCGGCGGCCCCGGCGTCGGCCCGGTCGCGGTCGGCGCGCATCTCGCCAAGTTCCTGCCGAACCAGCGCTCGACCGGCTACACGCGCGGCGCCGACGGCATCGGCGCGGTCTCGGCGGCGCCTTACGGCTCGGCCTCGATCCTGCCGATCTCGTGGATGTACATCGCGATGATGGGCGCGCGCAACCTGACGGCCGCCACCGAAGTGGCGATCCTCAACGCCAACTACATCGCCAAGCGTCTCGCGCCGCATTACCCGGTGCTGTATTCGGGCCCGGGCGGGCTGGTCGCGCACGAGTGCATTCTCGACCTGCGCCCGATCAAGGACAGCAGCGGCATCACCGTCGACGACGTCGCCAAGCGCCTGATGGACTACGGATTCCACGCGCCGACCATGAGCTTCCCGGTGCCGGGCACGCTGATGGTCGAGCCGACCGAATCGGAATCGCAGGAGGAGCTGGACCGCTTCATCGACGCGATGGTGGCGATCCGCGAGGAAATCCGCGCCGTCGAGGAAGGCCGCGCCGATCGCGAGGACAACCCGCTGCGCCATGCGCCGCACACGGCGGCGGTGGTCACCGCCAACGAGTGGACGCACGCCTACACGCGCGAGCAGGCCGCGTTCCCGGTGGCGTCGCTCGCGGCCGGCAACAAGTACTGGCCGCCGGTCGGCCGGGCGGACAACGTCTACGGCGACCGCAACCTGTTCTGCGCGTGCGTGCCGATGTCCGACTACGCCTGA
- the gcvH gene encoding glycine cleavage system protein GcvH, giving the protein MSNVPADLKYTDEHEWIRTEADGTLTVGITDHAQSTLGDIVFLELPEAGKQVKAGDPIGVVESVKAASDIYAPVSGEIIAANSDATDEPESVNEDAYDAWLFRIKLAPGANTNDLLDAAAYSKLIDG; this is encoded by the coding sequence ATGAGCAACGTCCCGGCAGATCTGAAATACACCGACGAACACGAGTGGATCCGCACCGAAGCCGACGGCACGCTGACGGTCGGCATCACCGATCACGCCCAGAGCACGCTCGGCGACATCGTCTTCCTCGAGCTGCCGGAAGCCGGCAAGCAGGTGAAGGCGGGCGACCCGATCGGCGTGGTCGAGTCGGTCAAGGCCGCTTCCGACATCTACGCGCCGGTTTCCGGCGAAATCATCGCCGCCAACTCGGACGCGACCGACGAGCCCGAGTCGGTCAACGAAGACGCCTACGACGCCTGGCTGTTCAGGATCAAGCTCGCCCCCGGCGCCAACACCAACGATCTGCTCGACGCGGCCGCGTACAGCAAGCTGATCGACGGCTAA